ACGGACTCCAAGGTCTGCAACTTCTTGTTTGTATGAAtgcttttaaattgaaaattatcattatttttttcatgttttttttttttatatttttaatattagcaagttaaaatttaaaaaaataatattaatttaattaattttcgagtaaaaattaattaaaaaaaataagttgaattataaaaataaacacgagAAATAATGAATTAGATAGTGGAGATTATTGAGATGTTATCAACTAGGAAGCATAATTATAGATGTTATCAACTAAGaagcataataataaaattctgCTTGGAGATCAAGATTtgatttaatcttatttttttaattaaaaagctcTAATatgatgtaatttttattttttaaaaaaaaaaaaacaggtattTTTTATGACTTGGCCTGGGTTCAACCCGGTTTGGAAAGAGTTGTTAAAACGAAAATCCAAAATATGACATCATTTGCATactgttttgattaattttaatgacCATCATGctagaaaatcaaaatgatcatcatgtgtaaaagaaaataaaaatactagacAGTTTTGTGGCCCGATGAGATAAGGAAAAGAGGACTGGTTCATTTGATTCCACATTAAACTCTGGAAAGTTGTAAAATCAATCACAAAGTCGTTGCCATGCAGGATATGGTAGGACCTAATTGAGACATTCTGGTTCTCCAAAGTTCAGACCGAGTAACTACACTAGTTAATTACGCTTTCAAGCTTCACTCAATCTTCATTCTCCATGATGCAGAACTTCGCCTCTAGTTTTGTAAATGTCTACATCCACCATCTTGCCATTCCAggaaaacatttatatatatagtctccGTCAATGCACTCACCTTAGAAGGCTCCACTACTGTGTCTAccccataaaataaaatagatatgtGCAAGGGAGTTGCTATCTAGCTAGATATTGAAACAAAGCGAGAAAAATGGATTGCAAACAAGAAGGAAGCTAACCAATTGACGAGGCATGTCTAATAACACTTGACTTAACAATGGATTTGGCGAGGTCTTCTCAAAAGATCAAGTTGTTCTCAGCTTCAAGGAAAGTGACTCCTGAAGATATCTCCCTCACTCAAGAAAAGCAGCTTTCCCACGCCGCGACATGGGGACGtggaaaagaaagagatgagCAACAAATCTTTATGTAATATATAAAGCTTTTATAGTATTTATAGAATAAGCACTGTGAATTAGCAAACCTTGGAGATATGGAGTTTAAAAGAGAGATGGAGAGGccatttatattattcttgGGTTTGGCTTTTGTAGGCTTGGACTGCGTTTTGGCAGGGGGCGTGTATATATCtcggggtttttttttcatgatatcatTTTCTATTGAAATTCAAGAAGAAGTActccttgataaaaataaaataaaaaataaacataagaaTAGCAAATTCTAAGAAGGATTTTGTTATTAGCACTAATATTACCGTTTACAATTAGACCAGCACGGATTGAGAATAACCCTAAAGAACAAGATAGCACTTGTGTTGAATCTGGATTAATTACTCTAAAATCTTCTTAATCCTTCatgtttagattttaatttagaCACCATTTCCCTATGCAGCTGGTGCATCAACCATGAAATCTTTCAACAGAGCATGTAATGCTTTAGCCTTAGAGGGCTCCTTCAGCTCTACAACATGGTAGCCTCCTGTGCTAAAATGACCCACAACTCTCACATCTTTCGTCACCAGCATGTCCACAAATTCCATCTGGCGATCCATCATTGGATCCCCATCGCAGCCAGTCACCATTACTTTCCATCCCAGCAATCTCACATTCTTCCAAAGCTTAGATCCACCATCTACCATTGGATTACAGTACTCATGATCACGGTCAACGCCCAAAGGCAATGCCAAGTTCCACATGAGATCGTTAACACATAGTGGCAAGTGAGGCTCGTTGACCAACTTCACCTCTGATCCAGTCCTTTGGACCCCACCTATGAATGGATGATGCAATATCAGACCTTTGATCTTCAAGGGCACAAGATTGTCAGCTTCCTGACTTACACATAAACCTGCATGGTAAGCAGCGTTAGCACCGGCACTACTGCCCATGAGAAAACATCTAGTATAATCAACATATTCTCTTAGCCAATCTTCCTGGGTGGTTTTGATCCACTGCAAAACCTCCATAGCATCATCATAGGCCGCCGGCAGACGGTGCTCGGGAGCTAGACGATAGTCAACGGAGACAACAGCAACATGGAGATCAAGAACCATGCTTgaacaaaaatcatgaaaaaccgTTGAACTTGCACTACAATTGATAAATCCCCCTCCATGGAAATAGACTATAAGAGGGAGCTTGCTAGTCGAAGATGAATCAACTATGGTTTGCCTAGGCAAGAATATGCGAACCCATGTTTTTTCCGATTGGTTAATGATGATGTCTTTGGAGAGGACAGGAGTAGGGTCTTTGGGGTCAGGTGACGGTGAGGAATTTGGATATCTGTTGGGGTCACGGGTGATTGTTCCATCGGGGTTAGGGATGATTTGAATGTGTTGGTAGGGATCGGTAATGGTGGGATTGGAGGGTGAAGTTTGGCCAGACATGGTGGAGTACTCTGCTAATGGAAGGGTAGCTGTGATGCTAGCTAGGctttcttaatttataatatgcTTCGATGGATCTTGAGATAGCTGTGTTTTTGGATTGTAAATCTCGTCAAGTGGGGAATTCGTATTGATTGGTGTTTCTTAGTATTGATCACCTGACTTTGATAATCTTGCTTGGTCacgaagaaagaaaatataaaaatgagcATATCATAGAAATTTTGAATAATACTTTTAGACTACGAATTTATTTATCAGGTTGCTTTAGAAATTATGAAGACTTACTCCTTAAGTTGACATATCAGTACAAAaaatgtttaatatatatatatatatatatatatatatatatatatatatataagcatttGTGAGTAAATCTTCTATTGAAATTATATCTGTAATTAAATTACTAGCCTAATACTGAGGcacacttatttttttatatttatttatcaaccCATTAGAGAACCAGACCCGACCCGCTCGACAAATCCATATATCAATCAATCACCA
The sequence above is drawn from the Populus alba chromosome 15, ASM523922v2, whole genome shotgun sequence genome and encodes:
- the LOC118056405 gene encoding carboxylesterase 1 — encoded protein: MSGQTSPSNPTITDPYQHIQIIPNPDGTITRDPNRYPNSSPSPDPKDPTPVLSKDIIINQSEKTWVRIFLPRQTIVDSSSTSKLPLIVYFHGGGFINCSASSTVFHDFCSSMVLDLHVAVVSVDYRLAPEHRLPAAYDDAMEVLQWIKTTQEDWLREYVDYTRCFLMGSSAGANAAYHAGLCVSQEADNLVPLKIKGLILHHPFIGGVQRTGSEVKLVNEPHLPLCVNDLMWNLALPLGVDRDHEYCNPMVDGGSKLWKNVRLLGWKVMVTGCDGDPMMDRQMEFVDMLVTKDVRVVGHFSTGGYHVVELKEPSKAKALHALLKDFMVDAPAA